From the genome of Scytonema hofmannii PCC 7110, one region includes:
- a CDS encoding glycoside hydrolase family protein yields MKLQDIVKLNESFELDYLSQDSELAQQVQIRLRDLKLLSGVADGAYGPITKQATVKFAQAFDLPELLNAAFAEKLIEAKEVPNSSAAIPTSLPNCGVELIKRFEGCFLDAYPDPLTNREPITIGWGSTKKLDGSAWHLGESISQKEADELLIHQLERNYLPDLAKIPCWGELNTNQQGALLSFGYNLGSKFYGAPNFNSMTTVLQNRDWSKIRETFIKYRNPGTNVEKGLLTRRQAEAELFLTPL; encoded by the coding sequence ATGAAACTTCAAGACATTGTCAAGCTTAACGAATCCTTTGAATTGGATTATTTGAGTCAAGACAGCGAGTTAGCACAGCAAGTTCAAATCCGTCTCCGAGATCTAAAATTACTTTCGGGAGTTGCTGACGGCGCTTATGGACCAATCACTAAACAGGCAACAGTAAAATTTGCCCAAGCCTTTGACTTACCTGAACTTCTTAATGCTGCATTTGCAGAAAAGCTCATTGAAGCCAAGGAAGTTCCCAATTCCTCTGCCGCAATTCCCACAAGCTTACCTAATTGTGGAGTTGAGTTAATTAAACGCTTTGAAGGTTGCTTTCTTGATGCATACCCCGATCCTTTAACCAACCGAGAACCAATTACAATTGGCTGGGGATCGACCAAGAAACTTGATGGTAGTGCGTGGCATCTTGGAGAGAGCATTTCCCAAAAAGAAGCTGATGAGCTTTTGATTCATCAGTTGGAAAGAAACTACTTACCCGATTTAGCAAAAATACCTTGTTGGGGCGAACTCAACACTAACCAACAAGGAGCATTACTCAGCTTTGGCTACAACTTGGGGAGTAAATTCTATGGCGCTCCTAACTTCAATTCAATGACTACAGTTTTACAGAATCGTGATTGGTCTAAAATCCGCGAAACTTTTATCAAGTATCGCAACCCTGGAACAAATGTTGAGAAAGGGCTTTTGACACGAAGGCAAGCTGAAGCTGAACTATTCTTGACCCCCCTCTAG
- a CDS encoding CHAT domain-containing protein, with protein MKPRKLAARIISLLLATSPLLTYVYVERVQAQSITPAPDGTGTLITPNGNRFDITGGQLSGDKANLFHSFTQFGLSENQIANFISNPNIQNILGRVIGGDPSVINGLIQVTGSNSNLFLMNPSGIIFGSNASLNVPAAFTATTANGIGFGSSWFNALGTNDYTTLVGNPTTFAFTMQQSGAIANLGNLSVGTGQNLTFVGGTVFSTGNLSAAAGQITVTAVPGQNLVRISQPGNVLSLEIEPLNANSSQPQPWTLPIVSLPELLTLGRQGNAGGVTAEPGSAVLTGTLDVSGKEAGQNGGRVNVRAASITTGNIEANGARGADGDRGTDGSDGSSGILGDDGTDGNNGFIGDDGTDGDFARSGNSGADGNPGGNGGVGGNGGVGGQVILSATSGGIKTGNIATTGGTGGSGGDGGRGGSGGRGGNGGRGGNGGNGGNGDSDFGPLRSRGGDGGRGGDGGRGGDGGRGGDGGRGGDGGNGGAGGQVNLTATSKGIATDNIVLSAGTGGTGGTGGTGGTGGNGGTGGTGGTGGTGGNGGRVENRGNGGVGGNGGNGGAGGNGAIASNGGTGGIGGTGGQVILTATSGSVTTSNIATTGGNGSSGGSAGSAGSGGSAGSRGNGGNGGNGGSRNTDALNGTPGTPGTGGNPGNAGTAGSGNNGGNGNSGGQVTLTATGNIKTDNITTVSGAGGRGSTPGGNNGTIGANGGSVTFSGGTINIADIDTSALNGGNIFIQSTSQITTREITSRGFSGRGGNVTLDPPEDIQVSFIDARGGTAGGNVDITTGKFFRATNLIPQTPASIATTGTTSNGSIIIRHGGGMNDTPFTVGNPNVNGTAGIITTGENSIFAGEAFVDNADNLTRGNIQISTSRTPPRGRLTPRLSVIARTPCADAGISELEGKLIREYQKHLGYDLAGKNLVEACQLLQNVQLDTGVKPAIIYATFATSPQGTSDDDPLELVLITPNGKPIRKSNREVTRKKMLEKAEEFTFAVQDEGKAIRNSQDYKAPAQQLYKWLIEPIEKDLKAQKINNLTFITDAGLRSIPLASLYDERDRKFLIEKYSVGLMPSLSLTDTRYVNIRNSELLAMGRSKFADPARNLPAVEMELDLIKKVWEKTSPPIKNENFLLDSLKNRPPYGIIHLATHGKFDSEDTTKDVTEDFKQGEVKNSYIELWDTNLRLDQLRTLKLDNPSVELLVLSACETTAGDREAELGFAGFAARAGVKSALASLWLVNDSATMGLVTEFYQQLKKSRIKAEALQKAQIEMLNKRVKIEHGKLVWSGGSANLTVKLTEIKNLSHPYYWAPFTMIGNPW; from the coding sequence ATGAAACCAAGGAAATTAGCAGCAAGAATCATTAGTTTGCTTTTGGCAACATCTCCTCTGTTGACGTATGTGTATGTAGAACGGGTACAAGCACAAAGCATTACTCCCGCCCCTGATGGAACGGGTACTCTCATTACCCCTAATGGCAACAGATTTGACATCACTGGCGGACAGCTTTCTGGAGACAAAGCTAATCTCTTCCACAGTTTTACCCAGTTTGGTTTGAGTGAAAACCAAATTGCTAACTTTATTTCCAACCCTAATATTCAAAACATTTTGGGACGGGTGATTGGCGGTGACCCATCTGTTATAAACGGTTTAATTCAAGTAACAGGTAGTAATTCCAATCTGTTCCTCATGAATCCATCGGGTATTATTTTTGGTTCTAATGCCAGCTTAAATGTGCCTGCTGCCTTTACTGCGACTACCGCCAACGGCATTGGTTTTGGTTCTAGTTGGTTTAATGCCTTGGGTACAAATGATTACACCACTCTTGTAGGAAATCCAACGACCTTTGCTTTTACAATGCAGCAATCAGGGGCTATTGCTAACCTTGGTAATTTGTCAGTGGGAACCGGGCAAAATTTAACTTTTGTTGGTGGTACAGTTTTCAGTACAGGGAACTTGTCTGCAGCAGCAGGACAAATTACCGTGACAGCAGTACCGGGACAGAATTTGGTACGCATCTCTCAACCAGGAAACGTCCTGAGTTTAGAGATTGAACCACTCAACGCAAATAGCAGTCAGCCGCAGCCGTGGACTTTGCCTATTGTTTCTTTGCCAGAACTACTTACCCTTGGAAGACAGGGTAATGCTGGGGGAGTCACAGCAGAACCGGGAAGTGCAGTTTTAACTGGTACTCTTGATGTCTCTGGTAAAGAAGCAGGTCAGAATGGAGGTAGAGTCAATGTTAGGGCGGCAAGTATTACTACGGGAAATATAGAAGCTAACGGTGCTCGTGGTGCTGATGGCGATCGTGGTACTGATGGTAGTGATGGGAGCAGTGGTATTCTTGGTGATGATGGCACTGATGGCAATAATGGTTTCATTGGTGATGATGGCACTGATGGTGATTTTGCTAGAAGCGGCAATTCCGGTGCTGATGGTAATCCTGGTGGTAATGGCGGCGTTGGTGGTAATGGCGGTGTTGGTGGTCAAGTTATACTGTCAGCTACTTCTGGAGGCATAAAAACAGGTAACATCGCTACCACTGGCGGTACAGGTGGGAGTGGTGGCGATGGTGGTAGAGGTGGGAGTGGTGGTAGAGGTGGCAATGGTGGTAGAGGCGGCAATGGTGGTAATGGTGGCAATGGTGATAGTGATTTTGGACCTCTTAGGAGCAGAGGTGGCGATGGTGGTAGAGGTGGCGATGGTGGTAGAGGTGGCGATGGTGGTAGAGGTGGCGATGGTGGTAGAGGTGGCGATGGTGGTAATGGTGGGGCAGGTGGTCAAGTTAACCTGACAGCAACTTCTAAAGGGATTGCAACAGACAACATTGTTCTGTCTGCTGGTACTGGTGGTACTGGTGGTACTGGTGGTACTGGTGGTACTGGTGGCAATGGTGGTACTGGTGGTACGGGTGGTACGGGTGGTACTGGCGGCAATGGTGGTCGTGTTGAGAATCGTGGTAATGGCGGGGTTGGTGGCAATGGTGGTAATGGTGGGGCTGGCGGCAATGGTGCTATTGCTAGTAATGGTGGGACTGGAGGTATTGGCGGTACTGGCGGTCAGGTTATACTGACAGCTACCTCTGGAAGCGTTACAACAAGTAATATCGCTACCACTGGAGGTAATGGAAGTAGCGGAGGTAGTGCAGGTAGTGCAGGTAGCGGAGGTAGTGCAGGTAGTAGAGGTAATGGTGGCAATGGCGGTAATGGTGGTTCTCGTAATACTGATGCCCTTAATGGCACTCCTGGCACTCCTGGCACTGGTGGCAATCCCGGTAATGCTGGTACTGCTGGTAGCGGTAACAATGGGGGTAATGGCAACAGTGGCGGTCAAGTTACACTTACAGCAACTGGCAACATAAAAACAGACAACATCACTACAGTTAGCGGTGCTGGTGGTAGAGGTAGTACCCCAGGAGGCAATAATGGCACAATTGGTGCTAACGGTGGTTCAGTCACCTTCAGCGGAGGAACAATTAATATAGCCGATATTGATACCTCCGCTCTCAATGGTGGCAACATTTTTATTCAATCAACTTCCCAAATCACAACTAGGGAAATTACCTCCAGAGGATTTTCAGGCAGAGGTGGAAACGTTACCCTTGACCCTCCTGAGGACATTCAAGTCAGCTTCATAGATGCTAGAGGCGGTACTGCAGGCGGAAATGTAGATATTACGACTGGAAAGTTCTTCCGTGCTACAAACCTGATTCCTCAAACCCCAGCTAGCATTGCCACAACTGGGACTACTAGTAACGGTAGCATCATTATTAGACATGGTGGTGGCATGAATGATACTCCGTTTACTGTTGGGAATCCCAATGTTAACGGCACTGCTGGAATTATCACCACAGGAGAAAACTCTATTTTTGCAGGGGAAGCTTTTGTTGATAATGCTGATAATTTAACGCGGGGTAATATTCAAATTTCTACATCCAGAACTCCTCCAAGGGGACGTTTAACCCCACGATTATCAGTTATTGCCCGTACTCCTTGCGCTGATGCTGGTATTAGTGAATTAGAAGGTAAACTCATCCGCGAATATCAAAAACATCTCGGTTATGATTTGGCTGGGAAAAACTTGGTAGAAGCTTGTCAACTGCTACAAAACGTTCAGTTAGATACAGGTGTTAAACCAGCAATTATCTATGCTACTTTTGCAACTTCACCTCAAGGAACAAGTGATGATGACCCATTGGAACTTGTTTTAATTACGCCTAATGGTAAACCCATTCGTAAGTCCAATCGTGAAGTTACCCGCAAAAAAATGTTGGAGAAAGCAGAGGAATTTACTTTTGCGGTTCAAGACGAAGGCAAAGCCATTCGTAACAGTCAGGACTATAAAGCTCCAGCCCAACAACTTTACAAATGGTTGATTGAACCAATAGAAAAGGATTTAAAAGCTCAAAAAATTAATAACTTAACATTCATCACGGATGCTGGTTTGCGTTCCATCCCGCTAGCATCTCTTTATGATGAGCGCGATCGCAAATTTTTGATAGAGAAATATAGTGTTGGCTTAATGCCTAGCCTCAGCTTAACAGACACTCGTTATGTAAATATTAGAAATTCGGAGCTTTTAGCAATGGGTAGGTCAAAATTTGCCGACCCTGCACGCAATCTACCCGCAGTAGAAATGGAACTGGATTTAATCAAAAAAGTGTGGGAGAAAACCAGTCCACCTATCAAAAATGAAAATTTTCTATTGGATAGTCTGAAAAATCGTCCGCCCTATGGCATTATCCATTTAGCAACACATGGAAAATTTGATTCAGAAGATACCACCAAAGATGTCACAGAAGATTTTAAACAAGGAGAAGTTAAAAACTCCTATATTGAACTGTGGGACACTAACCTCCGCTTAGATCAGTTAAGGACATTAAAACTTGATAATCCATCTGTAGAATTATTAGTGCTTAGCGCCTGTGAAACAACCGCAGGCGATCGAGAAGCTGAACTGGGTTTTGCAGGCTTTGCCGCTAGAGCGGGAGTCAAATCTGCTTTAGCTAGTCTCTGGTTAGTTAACGATTCAGCCACTATGGGCTTAGTCACAGAGTTCTATCAGCAGCTTAAAAAATCGCGCATCAAGGCAGAAGCACTGCAAAAAGCACAGATAGAAATGTTGAACAAGAGAGTGAAAATCGAGCATGGAAAATTAGTATGGTCGGGTGGAAGTGCAAATTTAACTGTAAAATTAACAGAAATCAAAAATTTATCCCATCCATATTACTGGGCACCTTTTACGATGATTGGTAACCCTTGGTAG
- a CDS encoding pentapeptide repeat-containing protein, producing the protein MSIIANLSGINLKKANLGYANLQKTTIQQANLQEAKLYSAQLQKAYFYKSCSVRNCVVQYLKFSKRGL; encoded by the coding sequence ATAAGTATCATTGCAAATTTAAGTGGTATCAATCTGAAGAAAGCCAATCTTGGCTACGCCAACTTACAAAAAACTACCATACAACAAGCAAACCTTCAAGAAGCTAAACTTTATTCCGCTCAACTCCAGAAAGCCTACTTCTATAAAAGTTGCTCAGTAAGGAATTGTGTTGTACAATACTTGAAATTTAGCAAACGAGGACTCTAG
- a CDS encoding DUF928 domain-containing protein, with the protein MFFNSKVVSLSIAFALASFVTHSPQTFAQPVNVAASNPEALKVNFSVPNPPPTGGTDTRGAGDRRGDELCPNVNIPLTILTPNYKTPEGKDFFWGQTVDAQPTFWMYVPYSLTNERPGELRLEETDASGNTSLTTVAKVVGTSTGVVGVRLPGNKTLEKNKVYYWQFAVICNKKKPSANQFASATITRIDSSPTLTQQLTSATPKQKAALYAKEGLWYDTVTNLAGLSQANPGDTQVQKTWQELLRSVGLNTIADQPIVLQNTQTAAN; encoded by the coding sequence GTGTTTTTTAATTCCAAAGTAGTTAGTTTAAGCATTGCATTTGCACTTGCAAGCTTTGTTACCCATTCCCCACAAACATTCGCACAACCAGTCAATGTGGCGGCTAGTAATCCTGAAGCTTTAAAAGTCAACTTTTCGGTACCAAATCCACCTCCTACTGGAGGTACAGATACAAGAGGCGCTGGAGACCGCAGAGGCGATGAATTGTGTCCAAATGTCAACATACCACTCACTATCCTCACCCCAAACTATAAAACTCCTGAAGGGAAAGATTTTTTCTGGGGACAAACCGTGGATGCTCAACCAACCTTCTGGATGTACGTTCCATATTCCTTAACAAATGAACGTCCTGGAGAACTAAGGTTAGAAGAAACAGATGCTAGCGGTAATACTTCATTAACAACTGTTGCTAAAGTTGTTGGAACTTCTACAGGGGTTGTTGGTGTCCGTCTCCCTGGTAATAAAACCCTAGAGAAAAATAAAGTTTACTACTGGCAATTTGCTGTAATTTGTAACAAAAAGAAACCATCTGCAAATCAATTTGCTAGTGCTACCATTACCCGAATTGACTCCAGTCCTACTTTGACACAGCAACTAACAAGTGCAACACCAAAACAAAAAGCAGCTTTGTATGCCAAGGAAGGTCTTTGGTATGACACTGTAACAAACTTAGCTGGATTGAGTCAGGCTAATCCCGGTGATACTCAAGTTCAGAAGACTTGGCAGGAATTATTGAGGAGCGTTGGTTTAAATACAATTGCTGACCAACCAATTGTACTGCAAAATACTCAAACTGCAGCTAACTAA
- a CDS encoding CHASE2 domain-containing protein has translation MRKLVVFELGEGDFESGFPIRLQIGEEGKHPSVEIRGKLPPNPDIIKHYELWHSAYCNLEMLYRLSSKNKGKATRGSFLKDCNHAANILRESLNIWLNSDALRLIREKFFQKVSSSDEMRVLVQTMDVQLQRFPWHLWNLFESYPKAEVAVISPFYESVGKRPTKSRVRILAILGNSTGINTQADAALLKQQLPDAEIKFLSEPQRQELTEKLWDEKGWDILFFAGHSSSQIDGESGWIHINQTDTLTIAELKQSLKKAVDNGLKLAIFNSCDGLGLARSLVDLCIPQIIVMRQPVPDKVAQTFLKYFLETFYRGESLYYAVKEARGKLEGLEDEFPCATWLPVIYQNSPEAPPTWKDWLEKSKDKISERRHRLKLYTVALTSLAVTACVVGVRSLGMLQPTELKAFDQMLQWRPQEELDKRLLIVKATEDDFQQLNQDPLHDETLAKIIKKLEAYKPVAIGIDLYRDLPQGKGQEQLLKLFKENDRLTAICKFPDENDRGFGPPPANLSKERLGFNDVPNELILRRQLLSMDLKAQNTCPTPYSLSFQLAVQYLEAKKKYPIKLTQQNEWQIGSVVFKRLLPHSGGYQQFHAGGYQILLNYRLPIELAESMTITDILKGRVNPEVIKNRVVLIGADTEGRDRHFTPFTGSNGFPKDIPGVLIHAQMVSQILSAVEDRRPLLSVWSLWGDTLWILGWALVGGLLAWRCNLLLHLLIGDSVALIILGGACFNFLLIGAVWVPFIPSSVALVLTSTSLMAYAAFRAKQQQKFQQIAKFTDYVKGM, from the coding sequence AAAGTGGGTTTCCTATTAGGTTGCAAATAGGTGAGGAGGGAAAACACCCTTCAGTGGAAATCCGGGGGAAGCTACCGCCTAACCCCGATATCATCAAACACTATGAGCTTTGGCACTCAGCTTATTGCAATTTAGAAATGTTATATCGGTTGTCATCTAAAAATAAGGGAAAAGCCACTCGTGGTTCTTTTCTCAAAGATTGCAACCACGCAGCTAATATCTTGCGAGAGAGTCTTAACATTTGGTTGAACTCAGATGCACTCCGATTAATCAGAGAGAAATTTTTCCAAAAAGTTTCATCCTCAGATGAAATGCGGGTGCTGGTTCAAACAATGGATGTGCAACTACAGCGTTTTCCTTGGCATTTGTGGAATTTATTTGAATCTTACCCTAAGGCTGAAGTTGCTGTCATTTCTCCCTTTTATGAGTCTGTTGGGAAAAGACCTACTAAGTCTAGGGTAAGAATTTTAGCTATTTTAGGAAACAGCACTGGTATTAACACTCAAGCAGATGCAGCTTTGCTGAAACAGCAACTTCCTGATGCAGAAATTAAATTTTTATCTGAGCCACAGCGTCAAGAGTTAACAGAAAAATTGTGGGATGAGAAAGGGTGGGATATTCTCTTTTTTGCCGGACATAGTTCCAGTCAAATAGATGGTGAAAGTGGTTGGATTCATATTAATCAAACAGATACTTTAACAATTGCTGAATTAAAACAATCTTTAAAAAAAGCTGTTGATAATGGGTTAAAATTAGCAATCTTTAATTCCTGTGATGGTTTGGGTTTAGCACGATCTTTGGTGGATTTATGTATTCCCCAAATTATTGTGATGCGTCAACCTGTACCGGATAAAGTGGCACAGACATTTTTAAAATACTTTTTAGAAACCTTTTATCGTGGGGAGTCTTTATATTATGCGGTTAAGGAAGCACGAGGAAAATTAGAAGGCTTGGAAGATGAGTTTCCTTGTGCGACTTGGTTACCAGTGATTTATCAAAATTCTCCTGAAGCACCACCAACTTGGAAAGATTGGTTAGAAAAGTCTAAAGACAAGATTTCAGAGCGGCGTCACCGACTGAAATTATATACTGTTGCTCTCACAAGTTTAGCAGTGACGGCTTGTGTTGTTGGCGTGCGATCGCTGGGTATGTTGCAACCCACAGAATTAAAAGCTTTTGACCAAATGTTGCAATGGCGACCGCAGGAGGAGTTAGACAAACGTTTATTAATTGTCAAAGCGACCGAAGACGATTTTCAGCAACTCAATCAAGATCCACTCCATGACGAAACTTTAGCAAAAATTATTAAAAAACTGGAAGCTTATAAACCAGTTGCTATAGGGATAGACCTTTATCGGGATTTACCGCAGGGTAAGGGACAAGAACAATTACTTAAACTTTTTAAAGAAAACGATCGCCTAACTGCTATCTGTAAATTTCCAGATGAAAACGATCGAGGGTTTGGACCACCTCCCGCCAACTTATCCAAAGAACGCTTAGGCTTCAATGACGTACCAAATGAATTAATCCTGCGGCGTCAATTGTTATCAATGGACTTAAAAGCGCAAAATACTTGTCCAACACCTTATAGCTTGTCTTTTCAACTAGCAGTTCAGTACTTAGAGGCGAAAAAAAAATATCCTATCAAACTGACCCAGCAAAACGAATGGCAAATTGGCTCTGTTGTGTTCAAGCGTTTATTACCTCATAGTGGGGGTTACCAACAGTTTCATGCTGGTGGATATCAGATATTACTCAATTATCGACTCCCCATAGAACTTGCTGAGTCAATGACCATTACAGATATTTTAAAAGGTCGTGTGAATCCTGAAGTCATTAAGAATCGGGTTGTCTTAATTGGTGCAGATACAGAGGGTAGAGACCGTCATTTTACTCCTTTTACTGGTAGTAATGGATTTCCTAAGGATATACCTGGAGTACTCATTCACGCACAGATGGTCAGTCAAATTCTGAGCGCAGTGGAAGATCGGCGTCCCCTGTTATCCGTTTGGTCGCTGTGGGGTGATACACTGTGGATTTTAGGTTGGGCGTTGGTGGGCGGTTTGTTAGCTTGGCGCTGTAACTTGCTACTACACCTGTTAATTGGTGACAGTGTCGCACTCATCATATTGGGTGGGGCGTGCTTCAACTTTCTACTTATAGGAGCTGTTTGGGTTCCTTTCATTCCTTCATCTGTAGCGTTAGTCCTTACTAGTACAAGTTTAATGGCCTATGCTGCATTCAGAGCAAAACAACAGCAGAAATTTCAGCAGATCGCTAAATTCACCGACTATGTAAAGGGAATGTAA